Proteins found in one Homalodisca vitripennis isolate AUS2020 chromosome 4, UT_GWSS_2.1, whole genome shotgun sequence genomic segment:
- the LOC124360013 gene encoding facilitated trehalose transporter Tret1-like, with protein sequence MGEQPATGFQHIEYTQLNLHQREASQSRWKQYMAGIAASTSIIASGAWFCWPAPLLPRLLDQDSPVPMTPEEASWMVSFIEVGTLISPFPATLMADYLGRKHSMLLCTPLFVVSVALIIYIRTLWSLCLARFIQGLAMGIPYTVLPLYLGEIASSEARGAISSFFGIAWSLGCLFPYCIGPYLSYNSLTYATFLLNIIFVACFIWQPESPYYYALRNKPNKVAVMLVGLRDSTLEDLIKKEVEDIQLEVRKSSEEKASWKDVIATPTDRKALFLIFIVGVVSFLSGQNAILTYSTDTFSKFSNNFIPPEFITIAIGIVILIGSCISIPTSDTLGRRFLLLMSSVTCAISLFIASGYFYLDSNTNVDVSSYSWVAPVAIMAFNFFINAGMHPVCVMYTSELFPTKTRGIASCISSMNLTFFSLLVLKFYESISVAMGIYFTYLSYALVCFIGVFLFYFMMPETKGKTFLEIREALVKSQNK encoded by the exons ATGGGTGAACAACCGGCAACAGGCTTCCAGCACATTGAGTACACACAGC tTAATCTTCACCAGAGAGAAGCTTCTCAGTCAAGATGGAAACAGTACATGGCAGGAATTGCAG CAAGCACTAGCATCATTGCTTCTGGAGCTTGGTTCTGCTGGCCAGCACCTCTTCTCCCTCGACTCCTGGATCAAGATAGTCCTGTGCCCATGACACCAGAGGAGGCTTCCTGGATGGTCTCTTTCATTGAAGTGGGGACCCTGATCAGCCCTTTTCCAGCCACACTAATGGCCGATTATCTGGGCAGGAAACACTCCATGCTGCTCTGCACTCCTCTCTTCGTTGTCAGTGTTGCCCTCATCATTTACATCAGGACATTATGGTCACTTTGTCTGGCTCGATTCATCCAAGGTTTAGCAATGGGGATTCCCTACACTGTCCTTCCTCTATACCTTGGTGAGATCGCTAGCTCTGAAGCCAGAGGGGCTATTTCTAGCTTCTTCGGTATCGCGTGGAGTCTTGGCTgtttatttccttactgcatcgGACCTTACTTATCCTACAACTCTTTAACTTATGCTACATTTCTGTTGAATATCATATTCGTAGCTTGCTTTATTTGGCAGCCGGAGAGTCCATATTACTACGCTTTGAGAAATAAACCTAACAAAGTCGCTGTCATGTTAGTAGGATTGAGAGATTCAACATTAGAAGATTTAATCAAAAAAGAAGTAGAAGATATTCAACTAGAGGTAAGGAAAAGTTCAGAAGAAAAAGCTTCTTGGAAAGATGTGATAGCTACTCCTACCGATAGAAAAGCTCTTTTCTTAATCTTTATTGTTGGAGTGGTATCGTTTCTGAGTGGACAGAATGCTATTCTGACTTATTCAACAGATACATTTTCCAAGTTCTCAAATAACTTTATCCCTCCTGAGTTTATAACTATAGCGATTGGTATAGTTATTCTTATTGGGAGTTGTATTAGCATACCAACTTCTGATACTTTAGGGAGGCGTTTTCTCCTACTGATGTCCTCTGTGACTTGTGccattagtttatttattgcttCTGGTTATTTCTACCTGGACTCCAACACAAATGTTGATGTATCCTCATACTCTTGGGTTGCTCCAGTGGCAATCATGGCTTTCAACTTTTTTATCAATGCAGGAATGCATCCTGTCTGTGTTATGTACACTTCTGAGCTGTTCCCTACAAAAACGCGAGGTATAGCTTCATGTATTTCTTCCATGAATTTGACATTTTTCTCCCttcttgttttgaaattttacgaATCAATTTCAGTAGCAATGGgcatttactttacttatttgtcTTATGCTCTAGTCTGCTTTATCGGCGTGTTCCTTTTCTATTTTATGATGCCAGAAACAAAGGGGAAAACATTTCTGGAAATCAGAGAGGCCTTAGTAAAGTCCCAGAATAAGTGA
- the LOC124361166 gene encoding facilitated trehalose transporter Tret1-like — protein MKTPWLNNYFIDLPVPKDKEVQVEWQQYITGVAVDRHQREASQSRWKQYAAGIAASTSIVASGAWFCWPAPLLPRLLDEDSPVPMTPEEASWMVSSTEIGTLISPFPATIMADYLGRKHSMLLCTPLFVVSVALIIYVRTLWSLCLARFIIGLAMGIPYTVLPLYLGEIASSEARGTVSSFFMISWSLGCLFPYCIGPYLSYNSLTYATFLLNIVFIVSFIWQPESPYYYALRNKPNKVTDMLVRLRDSTPEDLIKKEVEEIQLEVRKSSEEKASWKDVIATPTDRKALFLIIVVAVVSCLSGQNAMLTYTTDTFSKFSNNFIPPDFITIAIGIVTFIGGCISIPTSDTLGRRFLLLMSSVSCAISLFIASGYFYLDSNTSVDVSSYSWVAPVAIMAFNFFLNAGMHPVCVVYTSELFPTKTRGIASCISSMSLTFSSLLVLKFYEPISIAMGIYFTYLCYALVCFIGVFLFYFMMPETKGKTFLEIREALEKSQNK, from the exons Atga AAACACCTTGGCTGAATAACTACTTCATAGACTTGCCA GTGCCAAAAGACAAAGAGGTTCAAGTGGAATGGCAGCAGTACATCACTGGAGTAGCAG ttgaTCGTCACCAGAGAGAAGCTTCTCAGTCAAGATGGAAACAGTACGCTGCAGGAATTGCAG CAAGCACTAGCATCGTTGCTTCTGGAGCTTGGTTCTGCTGGCCAGCACCTCTTCTCCCTCGACTCCTGGATGAAGATAGTCCTGTGCCCATGACACCGGAGGAAGCCTCCTGGATGGTCTCTTCTACTGAAATAGGAACCCTGATCAGCCCTTTTCCAGCCACAATAATGGCTGATTATCTGGGCAGGAAACACTCCATGTTACTCTGCACTCCTCTCTTCGTTGTCAGTGTTGCCCTTATCATTTACGTTAGGACATTATGGTCACTTTGTCTCGCTCGCTTCATTATAGGTTTAGCAATGGGGATTCCCTATACCGTACTTCCTCTGTATCTTGGTGAGATCGCCAGCTCTGAAGCCAGAGGGACTGTTTCTAGCTTCTTCATGATCTCATGGAGTCTTGGCTGTTTGTTTCCTTACTGCATCGGACCCTACTTATCATACAACTCTTTAACTTATGCTACATTTCTGTTGAATATCGTATTCATAGTTTCCTTCATTTGGCAGCCGGAGAGTCCATATTATTATGCTTTGAGAAATAAACCCAATAAAGTCACTGACATGTTAGTACGTCTGAGAGATTCAACACCAGAAGATTTAATCAAAAAAGAAGTGGAAGAAATTCAGCTGGAGGTAAGGAAAAGTTCAGAGGAAAAAGCTTCTTGGAAAGATGTGATAGCTACTCCTACCGATAGAAAAGCTCTTTTCTTAATCATAGTTGTTGCAGTGGTATCGTGTCTGAGTGGACAGAATGCTATGCTGACTTATACAACAGATACATTTTCCAAGTTCTCAAATAACTTTATCCCTCCAGACTTTATAACTATAGCGATTGGAATAGTTACTTTTATTGGGGGTTGTATTAGCATACCAACTTCTGATACTTTAGGGAGGCGTTTTCTTCTACTGATGTCCTCTGTTTCTTGTGCTATTAGCTTATTTATTGCTTCTGGTTATTTCTACCTCGACTCCAACACAAGTGTTGATGTATCCTCGTACTCTTGGGTTGCTCCAGTAGCAATCATGGCTTTCAACTTTTTTCTCAATGCAGGAATGCATCCTGTCTGTGTTGTGTACACCTCTGAGCTGTTCCCCACAAAAACACGTGGTATAGCTTCATGTATTTCTTCCATGAGTTTGACATTTTCCTCCCttcttgttttgaaattttacgaACCAATTTCAATAGCAATGGgcatttactttacttatttgtgTTATGCTCTAGTTTGCTTTATCGGTGTGTTCCTTTTCTATTTTATGATGCCTGAAAcaaaaggaaaaacatttttagaaatcaGAGAGGCCTTAGAGAAGAGCCAGAATAAGTGA